A part of Gambusia affinis linkage group LG19, SWU_Gaff_1.0, whole genome shotgun sequence genomic DNA contains:
- the rad23aa gene encoding RAD23 homolog A, nucleotide excision repair protein a — protein sequence MQITLKTLQQQTIQIEIDPEQTVKALKEKIEAERGKDNFPVSGQKLIYAGKILQDDTPIKDYKIDEKNFVVVMVSKAKPAAPASPPVSEAPKPPVQDSGSTPAPAPATNPAPAPALAPAPAAVPISSEEAKPEPNPAATEPQQPASSSGVSQGLDASSTLVTGAEYEAMLTEIMSMGYERERVVAALRASFNNPHRAVEYLLTGIPSSPVQESNPPAQAPTSGPTEPPSLAEGENPLAFLRTQPQFLHMRQAIQQNPALLPALLQQLGRENPQLLQQISQHQELFIQMLNEPVGEGGDAPEVGEMGAAGEEGAPVNYIQVTPQEKEAIERLKALGFPEALVIQAYFACEKNENLAANFLLNQGLEDD from the exons ATGCAGATCACGCTGAAAACACTGCAGCAGCAGACTATTCAGATTGAGATAGACCCCGAACAAACG GTGAAGGCCTTGAAGGAGAAGATCGAGGCTGAACGGGGAAAGGACAACTTCCCCGTTTCTGGGCAGAAGCTGATTTATGCCGGGAAAATCTTGCAAGATGACACGCCTATTAAAGACTACAAGATCGACGAGAAGAATTTTGTCGTAGTGATGGTGTCCAAG GCTaaacctgcagctccagccTCACCGCCAGTCTCAGAAGCCCCCAAGCCGCCTGTACAAGACTCAGGCTCCACCCCCGCCCCCGCCCCGGCTACAAACCCGGCTCCGGCCCCGGCTCTGGCCCCGGCCCCCGCAGCTGTCCCCATTTCTTCAGAGGAGGCCAAACCGGAGCCCAACCCGGCAGCCACAGAACCCCAGCAGCCAGCCAG CTCCAGTGGCGTCAGTCAGGGCCTGGACGCCTCCTCAACGCTCG TGACTGGAGCCGAATACGAGGCCATGCTGACAGAGATCATGTCTATGGGCTACGAGAGGGAGAGAGTGGTAGCTGCACTACGGGCCAGCTTCAACAACCCTCACAGAGCGGTGGAGTACCTCCTCACT GGTATCCCCAGCAGCCCGGTTCAGGAGAGCAACCCACCGGCCCAGGCCCCCACATCTGGCCCCACGGAGCCTCCGTCTCTAGCAGAAG GTGAGAACCCACTAGCATTCCTGAGAACCCAGCCGCAGTTCCTGCACATGAGGCAGGCCATCCAGCAGAACCCGGCTCTGCTCCCAGCTCTCCTGCAGCAACTGGGCCGAGAGAACCCACAACTTCTACAG CAAATCAGCCAACATCAGGAGCTGTTCATCCAGATGCTGAACGAGCCGGTGGGAGAAGGAGGCGACGCCCCAGAGGTCGGCGAGATGGGGGCGGCGGGCGAAGAGGGCGCGCCCGTCAACTACATCCAGGTCACACCGCAGGAGAAGGAAGCCATCGAAAGG TTAAAAGCTCTGGGTTTCCCCGAGGCTCTGGTCATCCAGGCCTACTTCGCCTGCGAGAAGAACGAGAACCTGGCGGCCAACTTTCTCCTCAACCAGGGACTGGAAGACGACTGA